The Periophthalmus magnuspinnatus isolate fPerMag1 chromosome 12, fPerMag1.2.pri, whole genome shotgun sequence region ATGTAGTAATGTtgttactgcctcaaaaacatacctggagttgtgttttgtttcattcacacatgtttgagtaaccctacatctccaaaactcaaaatgctctgttcctccttgtgatgtcatgaagcagtcaTTTTCAAGCTAGCAGATACCTTTTACCGTTCGGTCAGTAgaggcagttccagggctggaATCATCCAAACAAttgtagtgaaagtgtatggagtttaaaaaaccccacatttgagcacttcctgcattaacGCGTGAcaatcacaaagtggaacattgtgttttatgtttgagagaagaactcagcctaaatatacagagtttgtgtgttaaacatgtgtaaatgaaatgaaacacaactctggatagATTTTtgctgaggaaacaacattataacatagattagtaattatcataatatgggccctttaaaaaagcTTTCtttaatgtgaaatattttttgttccCTGGTATGTCTTTAGTATATCAGGAGGTTTGGGCAAAGTCCATGCTTGTGCTGTCTGTGTCTATTGAACTGTAAACATTTGGATCCAAACTGCTGCGATGATGTGACTCTTAATAATCCCATAGGAAAAAGTTGCACTTGCATTGTCTCAAGATATGCTGGGGAGGGAACCAAGTCTGCTagctttttgtttctgttttagcaTAGATGCATTTTGGCCAAATTCTTTTAACAATATGCTGCGAAGTTTTAGGGTTTCAATATCATACGTCTTGTCCACAGGAAAAGGAGATCTTCACTTCCCTGACGGCAGCGAGGAGTCTCTTGGAGCAGAGGCAGCACAGGCCCCTGCTGCTGGTGGAGGACAGTGCACTCGAAGACTTCACAGGTACAAGCCCACCATGTTTGAGGCAAAGCTATTCTTATGGgattatgtttttacttttctgaACCAGTATTTACATATTGATATATTGCGTTAAACATCTGGATATAATAGTAATGGTAATAATGCCAAACCGTCCTTGATTATTTTACAACTTAACAATCATAACAAGGAATGATAGGGAAAGTTTGTATACTTGGTGAACCAAGCCAAAGTAGACAAGccagatttatattttattgaaaaagcacattacacACTCcaatgtactgtactgttcGGGTGCAGGAAACACAAAATGACAAACCTTCACATCAGCTTGTCGGCATAGgatcacatacaaaagcagttagaTTAACAACACatagttacaagaacaacaaaaggtgtcaactttGAGCTAAACAGAAAATATCACATCATTACACTAcagattaaaatcacaatgttctTGCTTTTCCGTTTCAGTTCATTACGAACTTAGAATATTTGGGGCATACAAGGGACCATCTTTCTTCATACTGTAAAACTGACATAGCATTTCAAACATAACATCATTTCATTGTTAAAGCCATCTAGGACTGTGTTACCTAGATACATGGCATGACAGGGGatggcaattaaaaaaaatacaaattgatGAATCTCTGACCAATATGACCACACATTCCCGAAATATTGGCACCATCAATCCCACATCTCCAACAAAAATCACCTATTCCCTGATATATCTTCTTGGTTGGTGTAATGAAAAATGACACAATGTTTTTCCAACATGCCAAATATTCAACTTACCCTAGTTGTAGCTGATTGTTATTTGGTGCCATCTATCACTTCTTATGTTACAGGTATTGATACTTCTGACCCAAATGCTGTTGTCATCGGACTGGCTCCTGACCATTTTAACTATCAGACAATGAACAAGGCCTTCAGGTAATGCAGGCATTTACATACCAAACCTACCAAactaaacagtctgtggttatatttcattcatacatttattttactttgcaGGATGATATTGGATGGAGCTCCTCTCATCGCCATCCATAAAGCCCGGTATTATAAACGTAAGGATGGTTTGGCTCTTGGTCCTGGTCCCTTTGTGACAGGACTGGAGTACGCCACAGACTGTAAAGCAACAGTAGTGGGGAAGCCCGAGAAAACATTTTTTACCCAGGTAActtttgtataaatgtgtatgaaTTACTGTATGTTGTAATGTTATAGCATCATATCTATGTACACAGTTCTCTTTCAACAGGCTCTTTCCGATTTGGGCTGCAGTGCCTGTGAAGCTGTCATGATAGGAGATGTATGTATGCTTTAGGGattattttcattacttttgCCTGAAATTGCAGGTGTGTTTATTGCCAAAACATTAATTGTGAGTGGGCTCACTTCTCCAccgatcagacctgtaacttggcctggtggtgtcatctgcttaaCAAATTTCCTTTTAAAGACAATAAAGGCTCAACCTtacctccatggaaatatatacAGTTAATGCAATActaaaaagctcataaaagtgaaATTTGGATAGTATGTCACCTTTAAATTGTGAATGTTCaatagtgtgtatagtgtatgTTATTTTAGTTATGTGTTCTACAAGTTTCCACATGTAATCTTTGTACTCTAGGATGCCAGAGATGATGTTGGTGGGGCTCAGAATGCAGGAATGTTTGGAATTCTTGTTAAAACTGGTgagttataaaacattttttgttcagtaattcacctgtaataataattaataataataagttccTTTTGTCTGTCAGGCAAATACAGAGAAGGAGATGAGCACAAAATcagccctcctcctcacctgacCTGTGACAGTTTTCCAGACGCTGTAGAACACATCCTCAAGAACCTCCTCTAGCCTCATTATAAACAGCTCGGCTCACTGTCATCACTGAAGTGAAAAAGAATATTAATGGTAAGATATCTGATTAACATCAATATGCATTTTATCTGTCGGATTTTTGGCTATTAATGTTTGGGGCGAcaatggctcagtggttaggGGTCCACCAATCCAAAGGTCATGGGATTGATTTCTGCtctttgtgtccttaggcaagacactttatctACTTTGCctaatatgaatgtggtgtgtgttggtCGGATTGGaagccttgcttccgtcagtctgacccagggcagctgtgtctACATAGTAGCTTACTGCCACTGGAGTGAATGGATAATAtactgtaaagtgctttgggtgtTTTGAAGGGTGCtctataaatccaatgcattattatttttatttgtaagcCAGACAATGGAGCATGTCAGGCACTCACCAGTTCGATTACGGGCAGGTAAAATTTCcatacatttttcccatagaaaaAAGGCACATTGGAGACTGCTGTTAACTATCcgtgggtttcagaataataaaaaaaaattgcaccGTTAACATAGCAATTAacacatcaaaataaaacatatctttTGAATGCAGAGATGTGCTCAAAATGTTGCTTGTAAAGAGaaagttgaaacccatgaatgaaTACCTTATTTCTAAAATTGTATAAACCCAACATTACAAAACAAACTTGGCACAATTTTAGGTGTATTGGGAAAAATGATTTGATATTAAGATTTAATTATTGCATAGTTGACTTGCTCTCTATTACTGCAATTCAGTCTATTTAAGTcaatttccttttttcttttacttttattaggAACAAGGAAACCATGTCCCATTGTTGTCattaaacaaaacatgcttttaaattattaaaatagctCCCATGACAACTCCAACGTACATAATATTTTACATTCACATTTACTGTATTAGGCAGATCATTCAGTATTAAGATTCTGCTgtcattcattttttcattcaGTATTATTGCCTGTTATAGTTTCAGTCCATGTACAGTCCACTACACAGACTTGTATTCCTTTTCCCAGGCCGTATATCTGTCCATAAGGCTCCTGGCTGAGGGCTTGATGTGGGCGAGTACTTCCATGAAATCAGCCGTGGTCACAGTGTCTAAGCAGATGGCAGGAGTGTCTGTATCACCTGTGGAGGAGTGAGCATGTTTTTATGAATGGACTGGGAATATTGTTGATCGTAGATGTGTAGTTTGTACCATTGTGAATTGATTCAAGAGCATCAAAGATCTTCCGCACAGGTCTCATGGAGGCCTCCTTACAAACCAATGCAATGTCCGAGCCAGAGTAACCCTCCATCTCCTACACGACAACGTTAGAATAATAAATGCatctttttctttactacagTTGTGTTTGCACTTTTATTTCCCAATTCTCAAACTAACTCAAATATAACAATTTTGGGGGAAAATGTTCTATACAGTATTAAgttgcagacaaaaacaaagttaTATGTGTTTAGTATAGGACTGGGACAAAATTGAAGAAAGGTGCTTGCAAGATTAAGAGTTCTCGATACTTGTGGAGAATAACTACTTTTATAACACAATTGatgtcattttatatatatatatatatatatatatatatatatatatatatatatatatatatatatatatatatatatatatatatatatatatatatatatatatataaaaatgacaaTTAAAAAGCTAAATCATCTGATATTAATCGGAGTGTGCATGTGACCACAGCCAGTGTGTCCATAATTACAGTTAAAGCTTGACAAAGTTGTTCagaatgtgatttattttacacattttataattgagtcaactgtgtttttatatgaggTTAATAGCCATTTGTGACCACCAGCTTTCAGAAGATCAatttcagttttgcttttcGTGTGAAgttatctctctatctctctatctctatctaatTTGAATagttaaaacacaataataggTCTCAGTGCAGCATAATGGCTAAATGGTCATTTCCAGTCACAGGTTCCCTTATGCACACCTGGTTGTCCAGCCTTTATTCTTTCTGTATGACTGACCTTGGCGAGAGTCTGATAGTCCAGCTGAGTGCGCAGTTCTACCCCTCCCTCGGTGGAGCGGAATGGAGGCAGCCAGTGTGAGACCATGGCCTGTCGAGCCAGGGATGAGGGGAAGCCCACCAGGATCCTCTTCTCCAGCCTCCTCAACATCGCATGGTCCAGCTCCCTACAACACATAAACCAACATCTGGAAAATGACTGCACTATTTAGTCATTTATTAATAACTGTCTGCCTATAGCACATGTTTATATTTGCatttatgtgttaaattaaTTGTGGTTAGTAGTATGATTTCAATTACCATATATAGATTTGgaatgtactgtattttaattaatacagcgttgtttttttttaaacagaactAATGTTTCAAACATTTTCACTTACATGGCACTTAATGCTTAACTCTTCATAACCCACAGCACTATTCCtatcttaaataaataaatacatatatttattgtgtgtgtgtatgtatatatatatatatatatatatatataattatataaaattatatatcacacacacaaaaaaagtgaGTGCTCTGATTTACCATGGCAGGTTGGAGGCGGCTAGCACAAACACCAAGTCGTCTGATCTGGCCAGTCCATCCATCTGAACCAGGAGCTCAGCCTTCATCCTGCGATTGCTCTCATGCTCCCCTCTGGAGAACAACACACATGTTACTACAGACAGAGTAGGAACATAGAGATCTGAGCTAGCATTAATGTGGACCcattgtgcaaaatcaacttttttgagtttttaaccatgttatagttttcCGTCACTATTTACAccctcaaagttgtatttggcaTGATTCATGGAATCATTAACCaatctttatattttatattttataccgATGTCAGCTCCAACTGGGTACCGTAattttctaatgcggaagtcagctgacatgtttcttttattaagtcatcaACAGttgccatagattataactttaaagcagacacaagcacagtatgtcttctttaagattTACTTACCCCATAGTGGACCCTCTTTGACCCATCACTGACTCCAGTTCATCCAGAAAGATTGTGGATGGAGCGTGATACCTGGCTAGATCAAACAATACCTGCAAGGACAGAATTCTAAAGTATTTGTGTACAGAAGTAGTTGGATAAAGaagccaaaaacatatttaaataagtGCATTGTTACTAAAAAGAATATTTCACAAGTAGAAGTAAACATATGTGATCCAAACAATTACTCAATTAAAGGTAAAACAGCATCTTATGTCAAGTATGCGTGTATGCTACAGATTACCCGGACTAGTTTCTCCGAGTCTCCTCTCCACTTGCTGATGATGCTGGAGGCAGAGATGTTGAAAAAGGTGGTCTTGCACTCTGTAGCTACAGCCTTGGCCAGCATAGTCTTCCCTGTACCTGTATCACAGAGCaagatgtatttaaaatattgatttatgttgtatgttttatCAAAAAGTGGTAAAGAAATGTATAGATACCTGGAGGCCCATAAAGCAGTAAgcttttccatggtgacaataTCCCGGTAAATAACTGGGGGTACTGTAGACACAAAGAAATATATGAAAACTCTGACCAACAGCATCCCAGGAGAAGATAAATATAATGCCATAATTtcatcattccaggcaaagcaggcAAAGCATTTCCATAAGACAAGATGCCCCACCCACCACAATAAcggtacatagtgcaccttaggAGAGGAGAACCTTGATTTGAACTAAAGACCTTTCTGATGTGAGGCAATGGCACTAACCAACATCTGGTACTGGTAGTGTGACCATCTTGAGAATGCCCAGTTGAATCTTGGAAGCTAAGCAAGACTGGGCCTGATAAATAGACCTACCGGTACTTGGACGGGAGACCGCTGAGACCagatgccacagtggggcagcagtggctttcATACTGTTTGTCAAAACGAATGGGGGACAGTGGATGATACAATCTGGCATGTTTCCAGCATGTATTTCATGTTCATTAACACACACTGTCCAgaccaaataaacacacaatcaTGTTTATGTATTAGATAAAATAATGTCATTGATCTTTGATACTGAACATACCGTTTTCATTTAATGGTGTAAGGTGGTAAGTATTATAGACCAATCAATTggaattcaatttatttttcttgtcCTGGCGATTCATATCAATccaacatatttttacataaacagCATTGCACTTCTtctcaaacaaaagaaaagcaacCACATACTTTGGGTTTAATAACCTTATACTCTGAcacatgcattttaattttcCCAATGCCAACACCACAATGCTGAACCACTGATTACTCTGTCTTAAAGGCGCACCATTCCTCTATCTACCccctcacacagatgaatacaAATGCATGCATTCTCCATTCTGACCTTAACCCTCCGAATGAACAATAATGCCGGATGAATTTGGGCATTGCGGGAACGCTGTTATTCAATAAAACTGCACCGAATGGAAAAGATCGGCACATCAGTTTTCATCTCTGGCCACAAATGTCAAAGAGGATGCAGACCGCCTGATTTGCTGTCATCGTGATAGAGATTTGACGCCCCTGTCTACATAATACATCTATACActtctatctatccatctgtgTATTATACCACCAGATATGGATTTCACGTCAGGCTAAAGGACTGGCTTGACCCCTCTGGCCCACTGTAGCCCTTGCCCCAGCTAAAGGAGATGTATTCAGAATCGAAGCGGGCCAAATACCAGTGTTGAAATAGCGCGCACACCTTAATGGGGTAGACGACGGCCTCTTTGACTAATCGCTTAGCGTCTTCCAGGCCGATGATGTCCTCCCAGCGCACGTTCGGGCTGTGCAAATAGATGTCctaagagacacacacacacacataagcaGAAAGTTAGGTCACTGGATGGGGGGCGTAAATAGGTGTCCTTTAGAAGGGAGCAAAGCGTAAGAGAAATAGATAGAACATAGAGCTTCATTAATACAGCAGATCGATTCATTTTCAGGGAAGATTTGTGCTGCTCCCTAGTGCTCAGGCTAAATATTACAGTGAAtagtcagaggtgggtagaaaattgtactcaagtaagactaacattatttcaaaataatgttactcaagaAGAAGTACAAAAtggtggtccaagaaattacacaagtaaaagtaataaaaagtatttgggaaaactaataCTGAAGAAAGAGGAACTGCAACatctgtaacatctgatttatatgtTGAGGCGAATGTAAGTTGAAggataaatattaaataatgcacaaaatctggtattttcaaaaggatagacacaaaaatgagaaaaataaaatcatatctgaaggagcggctcaaaaaatgcaaatattcaaataatttcaaattgtcaatataaaacttttgtcacttgtagacttactcccagtgggaagagtaaccaaaacttttattcAAGCAAGAGTActattatttcaataaaaatattactcaagtagaaataaaagtatgctgctagaaaagcactctgaaaagtacaatttatttagaaaattaaccaagtaaatgtaactgtaatgtaacattgcttaaaggtgcacgatgtaaGTTTTCTTGTGAAGGttctatcacctgcttgtctccatgaggtaatgttatttatatattttttggtaaGTTCCACAATAaggtattaaatgtatctatctccatggagacaggcgaCAGCAGTAGGCTAAGTTATAAGTTATGCTTGTGGtaaggcacatttttttcagtaataaaacacctgtaattaaataaatgcatgaaataTAAGCCTCAATTccacacagtggaacattccatac contains the following coding sequences:
- the katnal2 gene encoding katanin p60 ATPase-containing subunit A-like 2; translation: MMGLNYQSMKVAHEAREAEEQRTDLRRKSLLVLIYHHLMGQGYMEAALALDQETNLGLRRFEVCDNIDLEMVLMEYESYHYVKYQKYPKLIRKVTEAGENRCGKPSSVKRNTCSVPKPLPKITSSQHPSSGKKTAASAQPNMELGLIMLSVEQDRPLMCDPVQAGVSERGGGYPSALSLHLCSASKGISDTEQMMSRERLLKPLNGFSGITEEMRELATIISRDIYLHSPNVRWEDIIGLEDAKRLVKEAVVYPIKYPQLFTGILSPWKSLLLYGPPGTGKTMLAKAVATECKTTFFNISASSIISKWRGDSEKLVRVLFDLARYHAPSTIFLDELESVMGQRGSTMGGEHESNRRMKAELLVQMDGLARSDDLVFVLAASNLPWELDHAMLRRLEKRILVGFPSSLARQAMVSHWLPPFRSTEGGVELRTQLDYQTLAKEMEGYSGSDIALVCKEASMRPVRKIFDALESIHNGDTDTPAICLDTVTTADFMEVLAHIKPSARSLMDRYTAWEKEYKSV
- the hdhd2 gene encoding haloacid dehalogenase-like hydrolase domain-containing protein 2, with the translated sequence MAGRRALKAVLIDLSGTLHIEDTAVPGAQEALSRLRKASVAIKFVTNTTKESKRNLLERLQRLNFDVQEKEIFTSLTAARSLLEQRQHRPLLLVEDSALEDFTGIDTSDPNAVVIGLAPDHFNYQTMNKAFRMILDGAPLIAIHKARYYKRKDGLALGPGPFVTGLEYATDCKATVVGKPEKTFFTQALSDLGCSACEAVMIGDDARDDVGGAQNAGMFGILVKTGKYREGDEHKISPPPHLTCDSFPDAVEHILKNLL